The proteins below are encoded in one region of Apium graveolens cultivar Ventura chromosome 4, ASM990537v1, whole genome shotgun sequence:
- the LOC141716999 gene encoding putative metal-nicotianamine transporter YSL6 codes for MMIFIYVVSFLGIFSLTPLRKVMVMDYKLTYPSGTATTTLINSFHTHSGAEHQFTTFSEQTRSSCVPCSGSSCRRKNSEL; via the exons ATGATGATCTTCATTTATGTTGTCAGTTTTCTCGGCATTTTCAGCCTCACCCCTCTTCGAAAG GTTATGGTCATGGATTATAAGCTCACATATCCTAGTGGAACTGCCACAACAACGTTGATAAATAGCTTCCACACGCATTCTGGTGCTGAGCACCAATTTACAACATTTTCAGAGCAAACACGAAGCAGTTGCGTTCCATGCAGTGGCTCGAGCTGTAGGAG AAAAAATTCGGAGCTCTAG